The Sediminispirochaeta smaragdinae DSM 11293 genome has a segment encoding these proteins:
- a CDS encoding carbohydrate ABC transporter permease — protein MSASRTNWKGIMLFLLPVVLLYCAFFLYPLVFVFVTGCTSWNGIKAMSFTGLSNYIKLFGNGTFRLSLRNNFIWAFALAFIQVPLATITAMILARKPRGWRFLRTVYFLPNVISQVAIAMMWMALYNAEYGILNHFLSAVGLASWTHNWLGEIGTALPAVIAQQVLYIGYFMIIILAGILSIPDSLYEAAEMDGAGVLRQELYVTLPMIRGLLVTSMTLAVAYGLRHFEATYLMTNGGPANSTSVLGLLLYKKMGALDYGQANAIGSVLVLTGVLLIIFIRRIFGRVEAASETVQ, from the coding sequence ATGAGTGCATCAAGAACGAATTGGAAGGGAATCATGCTCTTTCTTCTGCCGGTGGTGCTACTATATTGCGCCTTCTTTCTCTATCCCCTCGTATTTGTTTTTGTCACAGGTTGTACCTCCTGGAACGGCATCAAGGCGATGTCGTTCACGGGGCTTAGCAATTACATCAAGCTTTTCGGAAACGGGACCTTCCGCCTCTCCCTTCGTAATAATTTCATCTGGGCCTTTGCTCTTGCCTTTATACAGGTTCCTCTGGCCACAATAACGGCGATGATTCTGGCGAGAAAGCCCAGGGGGTGGCGTTTCCTGCGGACCGTCTACTTCCTTCCCAATGTCATCAGCCAGGTTGCAATCGCCATGATGTGGATGGCTCTCTATAATGCCGAATACGGCATTCTCAACCATTTTTTGTCGGCGGTCGGTCTTGCATCATGGACCCATAACTGGTTGGGGGAGATAGGGACCGCCCTTCCTGCCGTCATAGCTCAGCAGGTGCTCTATATCGGTTATTTCATGATCATCATCCTTGCCGGTATCCTTTCTATTCCCGACTCATTGTACGAGGCCGCGGAAATGGATGGGGCCGGGGTTCTGCGACAGGAGTTGTATGTCACCCTGCCCATGATCCGGGGGCTCCTTGTCACCTCCATGACTTTGGCCGTTGCCTACGGCCTTAGGCATTTTGAGGCAACCTACCTGATGACCAACGGCGGACCTGCAAATTCCACCAGCGTATTGGGGCTGTTGCTTTACAAAAAGATGGGAGCCCTTGACTATGGTCAGGCCAATGCCATCGGGTCGGTTCTCGTTCTGACGGGGGTCCTTCTTATCA